Proteins from a single region of Argopecten irradians isolate NY chromosome 7, Ai_NY, whole genome shotgun sequence:
- the LOC138327983 gene encoding uncharacterized protein isoform X4 has translation MKMRSLDGKESTFCDILHNAVLQVCREKYWADSPDWEVDGVICISVPHSQEQHVVKIHQKFPSDSNKHFDDRCYECDRKPKDSLSTNETSDRHFSTSVEEEDSSYRNVSVIDLEHASAQPNPTETCGRGTISPNLTSPVREHDQNSQKNFYASPDLSGFGPNVHRQRSEQLKNSNSQSHSKTNNRSKDQEHSSSFTSHSRETTPPRKKAKQAPEEYIVVKAEPDDDEDFALHMECIDEKISENSTDIKDESTQRDLAAETQEDINFLLNVDGSSASHQYNSGDRSWPQRLPTSTVTSQMDTSLSSMAGQGTQGFSNLNLLTHGVDVEDGTMRLTTRVQHPHIIAGQTDSNTPEQRSIPRPSGQDSAAASNTIGRSGNGYNNRNDPSNKPEGYQAQYHWLPTPRFVKRTPANLPQRGFVDPEIAAKHKMVELSPGTKVYVYQSDKDMAMKHGLDHKLSAQQGCPIRDGTKIARYVMSLFWSEKELIGHTITPTPRNKDLVPLDINLLSAILDFCVHVSSSTRAQVKEALRNKVTAANTRAKCKKPTTQSIPDHQTFPSLQSNDQQVYVNLQSSPSDQQAFTIQPQDIFPDQEFNMMPLSKP, from the exons ATGAAGATGAGGTCTTTAGATGGAAAGGAAAGTACGTTTTGTGACATTCTCCATAATGCTGTACTTCAGGTGTGCAGGGAGAAGTACTGGGCCGATTCACCTGACTGGGAGGTTGATGGAGTCATTTGTATATCAGTGCCACACTCACAGGAACAACATGTggttaaaattcatcaaaaattCCCTTCAGATTCTAACAAACACTTTGACGACAGGTGTTATGAATGTGATAGAAAACCAAAAGACTCATTATCTACAAATGAAACTTCAGATAGACATTTCAGTACAAGTGTAGAGGAGGAGGACTCTAGTTATCGTAATGTGTCTGTAATTGACTTGGAACATGCCAGTGCACAGCCAAACCCCACAGAGACTTGTGGCCGGGGAACAATCTCTCCAAATTTAACTAGTCCGGTCCGGGAACATGACCAAAACTCCCAAAAAAACTTTTATGCAAGTCCTGATCTCAGTGGTTTTGGGCCCAATGTACACAGGCAGAGAAGTGAACAGTTAAAAAATTCTAATAGTCAGTCACATTCTAAAACAAACAATCGTTCCAAAGATCAAGAACATTCCTCATCCTTTACAAGTCATTCAAGGGAAACAACTCCTCCACGGAAAAAGGCAAAACAAGCACCAGAAgaatacattgtagttaaaGCTGAAcctgatgatgatgaggatttTGCTCTTCATATGGAATGCATCGATGAAAAGATAAGTGAAAATTCAACAGACATCAAGGATGAGAGTACTCAGCGTGATTTGGCAGCAGAAACCCAAGAGGACATAAACTTTTTGTTAAATGTGGATGGTTCAAGTGCATCGCATCAGTATAACTCAGGAGATCGATCCTGGCCTCAGCGCCTCCCAACAAGTACAGTTACTAGTCAAATGGACACAAGTCTATCTTCCATGGCTGGTCAAGGGACTCAGGGCTTCAGTAACCTGAATCTCCTTACCCATGGTGTAGATGTTGAGGACGGCACTATGAGACTGACCACCAGGGTCCAGCATCCACATATTATTGCTGGTCAAACTGACTCTAACACACCAGAACAGAGATCTATTCCAAGGCCAAGTGGGCAGGACTCGGCCGCAGCATCCAATACAATAG GCAGATCAGGTAATGGCTATAATAATCGGAACGATCCATCCAACAAACCTGAGGGGTACCAGGCCCAGTATCATTGGCTACCTACACCCAGATTTG TAAAACGAACTCCAGCCAATTTACCACAAAGAGGCTTTGTTGATCCTGAGATAGCAGCAAAACACAAG ATGGTTGAGTTGTCACCGGGCACCAAAGTATACGTGTATCAGAGTGACAAGGACATGGCAATGAAGCATGGCCTGGACCATAAACTGTCGGCACAACAAGGATGTCCAATCAGGGACGGTACGAAGATTGCACGTTACGTGATGAGTCTGTTCTGGTCGGAGAAGGAACTTATAGGACATACTATCACCCCTACTCCCAGGAATAAAGATCTGGTACCGCTCGACATCAACCTACTGTCAGCTATTCTAG ATTTCTGTGTCCATGTTAGTAGCAGTACGAGAGCCCAGGTGAAAGAAGCCCTCAGGAATAAGGTGACAGCTGCCAACACCCGGGCAAAATGTAAAAAGCCCACTACACAATCGATTCCAGACCATCAAACCTTCCCATCTCTGCAGTCCAATGATCAGCAAGTCTACGTCAATCTACAATCCAGTCCTAGTGATCAACAGGCCTTCACCATTCAACCTCAAGATATTTTTCCTGATCAGGAATTCAAT atgaTGCCACTTTCAAAGccatga
- the LOC138327983 gene encoding uncharacterized protein isoform X3: MKMRSLDGKESTFCDILHNAVLQVCREKYWADSPDWEVDGVICISVPHSQEQHVVKIHQKFPSDSNKHFDDRCYECDRKPKDSLSTNETSDRHFSTSVEEEDSSYRNVSVIDLEHASAQPNPTETCGRGTISPNLTSPVREHDQNSQKNFYASPDLSGFGPNVHRQRSEQLKNSNSQSHSKTNNRSKDQEHSSSFTSHSRETTPPRKKAKQAPEEYIVVKAEPDDDEDFALHMECIDEKISENSTDIKDESTQRDLAAETQEDINFLLNVDGSSASHQYNSGDRSWPQRLPTSTVTSQMDTSLSSMAGQGTQGFSNLNLLTHGVDVEDGTMRLTTRVQHPHIIAGQTDSNTPEQRSIPRPSGQDSAAASNTIGRSGNGYNNRNDPSNKPEGYQAQYHWLPTPRFVVKRTPANLPQRGFVDPEIAAKHKMVELSPGTKVYVYQSDKDMAMKHGLDHKLSAQQGCPIRDGTKIARYVMSLFWSEKELIGHTITPTPRNKDLVPLDINLLSAILDFCVHVSSSTRAQVKEALRNKVTAANTRAKCKKPTTQSIPDHQTFPSLQSNDQQVYVNLQSSPSDQQAFTIQPQDIFPDQEFNMMPLSKP; encoded by the exons ATGAAGATGAGGTCTTTAGATGGAAAGGAAAGTACGTTTTGTGACATTCTCCATAATGCTGTACTTCAGGTGTGCAGGGAGAAGTACTGGGCCGATTCACCTGACTGGGAGGTTGATGGAGTCATTTGTATATCAGTGCCACACTCACAGGAACAACATGTggttaaaattcatcaaaaattCCCTTCAGATTCTAACAAACACTTTGACGACAGGTGTTATGAATGTGATAGAAAACCAAAAGACTCATTATCTACAAATGAAACTTCAGATAGACATTTCAGTACAAGTGTAGAGGAGGAGGACTCTAGTTATCGTAATGTGTCTGTAATTGACTTGGAACATGCCAGTGCACAGCCAAACCCCACAGAGACTTGTGGCCGGGGAACAATCTCTCCAAATTTAACTAGTCCGGTCCGGGAACATGACCAAAACTCCCAAAAAAACTTTTATGCAAGTCCTGATCTCAGTGGTTTTGGGCCCAATGTACACAGGCAGAGAAGTGAACAGTTAAAAAATTCTAATAGTCAGTCACATTCTAAAACAAACAATCGTTCCAAAGATCAAGAACATTCCTCATCCTTTACAAGTCATTCAAGGGAAACAACTCCTCCACGGAAAAAGGCAAAACAAGCACCAGAAgaatacattgtagttaaaGCTGAAcctgatgatgatgaggatttTGCTCTTCATATGGAATGCATCGATGAAAAGATAAGTGAAAATTCAACAGACATCAAGGATGAGAGTACTCAGCGTGATTTGGCAGCAGAAACCCAAGAGGACATAAACTTTTTGTTAAATGTGGATGGTTCAAGTGCATCGCATCAGTATAACTCAGGAGATCGATCCTGGCCTCAGCGCCTCCCAACAAGTACAGTTACTAGTCAAATGGACACAAGTCTATCTTCCATGGCTGGTCAAGGGACTCAGGGCTTCAGTAACCTGAATCTCCTTACCCATGGTGTAGATGTTGAGGACGGCACTATGAGACTGACCACCAGGGTCCAGCATCCACATATTATTGCTGGTCAAACTGACTCTAACACACCAGAACAGAGATCTATTCCAAGGCCAAGTGGGCAGGACTCGGCCGCAGCATCCAATACAATAG GCAGATCAGGTAATGGCTATAATAATCGGAACGATCCATCCAACAAACCTGAGGGGTACCAGGCCCAGTATCATTGGCTACCTACACCCAGATTTG TAGTAAAACGAACTCCAGCCAATTTACCACAAAGAGGCTTTGTTGATCCTGAGATAGCAGCAAAACACAAG ATGGTTGAGTTGTCACCGGGCACCAAAGTATACGTGTATCAGAGTGACAAGGACATGGCAATGAAGCATGGCCTGGACCATAAACTGTCGGCACAACAAGGATGTCCAATCAGGGACGGTACGAAGATTGCACGTTACGTGATGAGTCTGTTCTGGTCGGAGAAGGAACTTATAGGACATACTATCACCCCTACTCCCAGGAATAAAGATCTGGTACCGCTCGACATCAACCTACTGTCAGCTATTCTAG ATTTCTGTGTCCATGTTAGTAGCAGTACGAGAGCCCAGGTGAAAGAAGCCCTCAGGAATAAGGTGACAGCTGCCAACACCCGGGCAAAATGTAAAAAGCCCACTACACAATCGATTCCAGACCATCAAACCTTCCCATCTCTGCAGTCCAATGATCAGCAAGTCTACGTCAATCTACAATCCAGTCCTAGTGATCAACAGGCCTTCACCATTCAACCTCAAGATATTTTTCCTGATCAGGAATTCAAT atgaTGCCACTTTCAAAGccatga
- the LOC138327983 gene encoding uncharacterized protein isoform X5, which produces MKMRSLDGKESTFCDILHNAVLQVCREKYWADSPDWEVDGVICISVPHSQEQHVVKIHQKFPSDSNKHFDDRCYECDRKPKDSLSTNETSDRHFSTSVEEEDSSYRNVSVIDLEHASAQPNPTETCGRGTISPNLTSPVREHDQNSQKNFYASPDLSGFGPNVHRQRSEQLKNSNSQSHSKTNNRSKDQEHSSSFTSHSRETTPPRKKAKQAPEEYIVVKAEPDDDEDFALHMECIDEKISENSTDIKDESTQRDLAAETQEDINFLLNVDGSSASHQYNSGDRSWPQRLPTSTVTSQMDTSLSSMAGQGTQGFSNLNLLTHGVDVEDGTMRLTTRVQHPHIIAGQTDSNTPEQRSIPRPSGQDSAAASNTIDRRTSGFYGNMPLSALKRTKQYMMQQIHRNQLRMLTPRRKGGPKPAAYIRLTFYLLPRGTAMPKLTKNDPVIALHQQQGYGYPSIYYNNRPEVEGKAMERHVIQLNLTEAMFKEQIEALYPVLAGKNFRLFTIGKDRLLHQAPFRPLHYKALNYRGTVVIRIVDDDARMLSIEAAFGLPIPV; this is translated from the exons ATGAAGATGAGGTCTTTAGATGGAAAGGAAAGTACGTTTTGTGACATTCTCCATAATGCTGTACTTCAGGTGTGCAGGGAGAAGTACTGGGCCGATTCACCTGACTGGGAGGTTGATGGAGTCATTTGTATATCAGTGCCACACTCACAGGAACAACATGTggttaaaattcatcaaaaattCCCTTCAGATTCTAACAAACACTTTGACGACAGGTGTTATGAATGTGATAGAAAACCAAAAGACTCATTATCTACAAATGAAACTTCAGATAGACATTTCAGTACAAGTGTAGAGGAGGAGGACTCTAGTTATCGTAATGTGTCTGTAATTGACTTGGAACATGCCAGTGCACAGCCAAACCCCACAGAGACTTGTGGCCGGGGAACAATCTCTCCAAATTTAACTAGTCCGGTCCGGGAACATGACCAAAACTCCCAAAAAAACTTTTATGCAAGTCCTGATCTCAGTGGTTTTGGGCCCAATGTACACAGGCAGAGAAGTGAACAGTTAAAAAATTCTAATAGTCAGTCACATTCTAAAACAAACAATCGTTCCAAAGATCAAGAACATTCCTCATCCTTTACAAGTCATTCAAGGGAAACAACTCCTCCACGGAAAAAGGCAAAACAAGCACCAGAAgaatacattgtagttaaaGCTGAAcctgatgatgatgaggatttTGCTCTTCATATGGAATGCATCGATGAAAAGATAAGTGAAAATTCAACAGACATCAAGGATGAGAGTACTCAGCGTGATTTGGCAGCAGAAACCCAAGAGGACATAAACTTTTTGTTAAATGTGGATGGTTCAAGTGCATCGCATCAGTATAACTCAGGAGATCGATCCTGGCCTCAGCGCCTCCCAACAAGTACAGTTACTAGTCAAATGGACACAAGTCTATCTTCCATGGCTGGTCAAGGGACTCAGGGCTTCAGTAACCTGAATCTCCTTACCCATGGTGTAGATGTTGAGGACGGCACTATGAGACTGACCACCAGGGTCCAGCATCCACATATTATTGCTGGTCAAACTGACTCTAACACACCAGAACAGAGATCTATTCCAAGGCCAAGTGGGCAGGACTCGGCCGCAGCATCCAATACAATAG ATAGGAGAACATCTGGTTTCTATGGCAACATGCCTCTGTCTGCCTTAAAGAGGACTAAACAATACATGATGCAGCAGATTCATAGAAATCAGCTCCGGATGTTAACACCGAGACGAAAAGGAGGTCCAAAGCCTGCTGCCTACATTCGTCTGACATTCTATCTCCTCCCGAGGGGTACGGCCATGCCCAAACTCACAAAGAATGACCCTGTCATAGCTCTACATCAACAGCAAGGATATG GTTATCCATCCATTTACTACAATAATCGACCAGAAGTTGAAGGAAAGGCCATGGAAAGACACGTTATCCAACTCAACTTAACAGAGGCCATGTTTAAAGAGCAGATCGAGGCTCTGTACCCTGTGTTGGCTGGGAAAAACTTCCGTCTCTTTACCATTGGCAAGGACCGACTGCTGCACCAGGCCCCGTTCAGACCCCTCCACTATAAGGCCCTGAATTACCGTGGAACTGTAGTAATACGCATTGTG GATGATGACGCTAGAATGTTGTCAATAGAAGCAGCGTTTGGTTTACCGATCCCAGTGTGA
- the LOC138327983 gene encoding uncharacterized protein isoform X2, translating into MKMRSLDGKESTFCDILHNAVLQVCREKYWADSPDWEVDGVICISVPHSQEQHVVKIHQKFPSDSNKHFDDRCYECDRKPKDSLSTNETSDRHFSTSVEEEDSSYRNVSVIDLEHASAQPNPTETCGRGTISPNLTSPVREHDQNSQKNFYASPDLSGFGPNVHRQRSEQLKNSNSQSHSKTNNRSKDQEHSSSFTSHSRETTPPRKKAKQAPEEYIVVKAEPDDDEDFALHMECIDEKISENSTDIKDESTQRDLAAETQEDINFLLNVDGSSASHQYNSGDRSWPQRLPTSTVTSQMDTSLSSMAGQGTQGFSNLNLLTHGVDVEDGTMRLTTRVQHPHIIAGQTDSNTPEQRSIPRPSGQDSAAASNTIESHYGCMETEQRNRSGKSMDTTGWDDSKQNFDSMFNWRDNSQHREISPAVLCQNLQLGDPESLHMGDVSSQTTTANELQQFTSHHKAKLKRSQQGQISSELITRPQQGETNTKVLNISDIAANSKGPYTPIYTITNTNRSTENPSGSYSFQCRICGKSFQSFKSMSRHKRVHNKYRCKQCNQCFKNDILLQKHNDERHSFFRYSCASCGKLFGRKFSLKRHEKNICNVPQKS; encoded by the exons ATGAAGATGAGGTCTTTAGATGGAAAGGAAAGTACGTTTTGTGACATTCTCCATAATGCTGTACTTCAGGTGTGCAGGGAGAAGTACTGGGCCGATTCACCTGACTGGGAGGTTGATGGAGTCATTTGTATATCAGTGCCACACTCACAGGAACAACATGTggttaaaattcatcaaaaattCCCTTCAGATTCTAACAAACACTTTGACGACAGGTGTTATGAATGTGATAGAAAACCAAAAGACTCATTATCTACAAATGAAACTTCAGATAGACATTTCAGTACAAGTGTAGAGGAGGAGGACTCTAGTTATCGTAATGTGTCTGTAATTGACTTGGAACATGCCAGTGCACAGCCAAACCCCACAGAGACTTGTGGCCGGGGAACAATCTCTCCAAATTTAACTAGTCCGGTCCGGGAACATGACCAAAACTCCCAAAAAAACTTTTATGCAAGTCCTGATCTCAGTGGTTTTGGGCCCAATGTACACAGGCAGAGAAGTGAACAGTTAAAAAATTCTAATAGTCAGTCACATTCTAAAACAAACAATCGTTCCAAAGATCAAGAACATTCCTCATCCTTTACAAGTCATTCAAGGGAAACAACTCCTCCACGGAAAAAGGCAAAACAAGCACCAGAAgaatacattgtagttaaaGCTGAAcctgatgatgatgaggatttTGCTCTTCATATGGAATGCATCGATGAAAAGATAAGTGAAAATTCAACAGACATCAAGGATGAGAGTACTCAGCGTGATTTGGCAGCAGAAACCCAAGAGGACATAAACTTTTTGTTAAATGTGGATGGTTCAAGTGCATCGCATCAGTATAACTCAGGAGATCGATCCTGGCCTCAGCGCCTCCCAACAAGTACAGTTACTAGTCAAATGGACACAAGTCTATCTTCCATGGCTGGTCAAGGGACTCAGGGCTTCAGTAACCTGAATCTCCTTACCCATGGTGTAGATGTTGAGGACGGCACTATGAGACTGACCACCAGGGTCCAGCATCCACATATTATTGCTGGTCAAACTGACTCTAACACACCAGAACAGAGATCTATTCCAAGGCCAAGTGGGCAGGACTCGGCCGCAGCATCCAATACAATAG AGAGTCATTATGGTTGTATGGAAACAGAACAAAGAAACAGAAGTGGAAAATCTATGGATACAACAGGATGGGACGACTCTAAACAAAATTTTGATAGCATGTTTAACTGGAGGGATAATTCCCAGCACCGAGAGATCTCACCAGCAGTGTTATGTCAGAATTTACAGCTAGGTGACCCGGAGTCATTACATATGGGAGATGTATCCTCCCAAACTACTACAGCCAACGAGTTACAGCAATTCACATCACATCACAAGGCGAAATTAAAGAGGTCACAACAAGGACAAATTAGCTCTGAATTGATAACCAGACCACAACAAGGAGAAACCAACACTAAAGTCTTAAACATTTCCGACATTGCAGCAAATTCTAAAGGACCATATACGCCAATCTATACCATAACCAATACAAATCGTTCTACAGAAAATCCATCAGGGAGCTATTCTTTTCAGTGTAGAATTTGTGGGAAAAGCTTTCAGTCTTTTAAAAGCATGTCACGGCATAAACGTGTGCACAACAAGTATCGTTGTAAACAGTGTAACCAGTGCTTCAAAAATGACATTCTTCTACAGAAACACAATGATGAACGCCACTCTTTCTTCAGGTATTCTTGTGCTTCCTGTGGCAAACTCTTCGGACGCAAATTTTCTCTCAAGCGACATGAAAAGAACATTTGTAATGTTCCACAGAAATCTTAG
- the LOC138327983 gene encoding transcription factor Ken-like isoform X6, with the protein MKMRSLDGKESTFCDILHNAVLQVCREKYWADSPDWEVDGVICISVPHSQEQHVVKIHQKFPSDSNKHFDDRCYECDRKPKDSLSTNETSDRHFSTSVEEEDSSYRNVSVIDLEHASAQPNPTETCGRGTISPNLTSPVREHDQNSQKNFYASPDLSGFGPNVHRQRSEQLKNSNSQSHSKTNNRSKDQEHSSSFTSHSRETTPPRKKAKQAPEEYIVVKAEPDDDEDFALHMECIDEKISENSTDIKDESTQRDLAAETQEDINFLLNVDGSSASHQYNSGDRSWPQRLPTSTVTSQMDTSLSSMAGQGTQGFSNLNLLTHGVDVEDGTMRLTTRVQHPHIIAGQTDSNTPEQRSIPRPSGQDSAAASNTIDSTSLLRDLATKSGARKPVPMFKSLQPSQAQRGRPVQFPWIPKADIKKKYKCEVCGKQFAQQQHYLGHTNVHFGRRPFKCKICSVGFPYQSQLAAHRKSCKEPGESSPSPNRSTCQICSKSFNEHFKLVRHMVQVHHGQNLMASKEFVCTCGAKFDWHAAKKSHCMSCPKASRKDKA; encoded by the exons ATGAAGATGAGGTCTTTAGATGGAAAGGAAAGTACGTTTTGTGACATTCTCCATAATGCTGTACTTCAGGTGTGCAGGGAGAAGTACTGGGCCGATTCACCTGACTGGGAGGTTGATGGAGTCATTTGTATATCAGTGCCACACTCACAGGAACAACATGTggttaaaattcatcaaaaattCCCTTCAGATTCTAACAAACACTTTGACGACAGGTGTTATGAATGTGATAGAAAACCAAAAGACTCATTATCTACAAATGAAACTTCAGATAGACATTTCAGTACAAGTGTAGAGGAGGAGGACTCTAGTTATCGTAATGTGTCTGTAATTGACTTGGAACATGCCAGTGCACAGCCAAACCCCACAGAGACTTGTGGCCGGGGAACAATCTCTCCAAATTTAACTAGTCCGGTCCGGGAACATGACCAAAACTCCCAAAAAAACTTTTATGCAAGTCCTGATCTCAGTGGTTTTGGGCCCAATGTACACAGGCAGAGAAGTGAACAGTTAAAAAATTCTAATAGTCAGTCACATTCTAAAACAAACAATCGTTCCAAAGATCAAGAACATTCCTCATCCTTTACAAGTCATTCAAGGGAAACAACTCCTCCACGGAAAAAGGCAAAACAAGCACCAGAAgaatacattgtagttaaaGCTGAAcctgatgatgatgaggatttTGCTCTTCATATGGAATGCATCGATGAAAAGATAAGTGAAAATTCAACAGACATCAAGGATGAGAGTACTCAGCGTGATTTGGCAGCAGAAACCCAAGAGGACATAAACTTTTTGTTAAATGTGGATGGTTCAAGTGCATCGCATCAGTATAACTCAGGAGATCGATCCTGGCCTCAGCGCCTCCCAACAAGTACAGTTACTAGTCAAATGGACACAAGTCTATCTTCCATGGCTGGTCAAGGGACTCAGGGCTTCAGTAACCTGAATCTCCTTACCCATGGTGTAGATGTTGAGGACGGCACTATGAGACTGACCACCAGGGTCCAGCATCCACATATTATTGCTGGTCAAACTGACTCTAACACACCAGAACAGAGATCTATTCCAAGGCCAAGTGGGCAGGACTCGGCCGCAGCATCCAATACAATAG ACTCTACCTCGCTGCTCCGTGATCTTGCCACTAAGTCGGGCGCCAGGAAACCCGTTCCTATGTTTAAATCACTGCAACCTTCACAAGCACAGCGGGGTCGCCCAGTACAGTTTCCATGGATACCAAAAGCGGACATAAAAAAGAAGTACAAATGTGAAGTATGTGGGAAACAGTTTGCACAACAACAACACTACCTCGGACATACTAACGTCCATTTTGGACGTCGACCATTCAAATGTAAAATCTGCTCTGTTGGGTTTCCATATCAGTCACAGCTGGCCGCTCACAGAAAATCATGCAAGGAACCAGGTGAAAGTTCACCATCACCAAATAGAAGTACCTGCCAGATTTGCTCCAAGTCCTTCAATGAGCATTTCAAATTGGTTCGCCACATGGTACAAGTGCACCATGGTCAGAACTTGATGGCCAGTAAAGAGTTTGTCTGTACTTGTGGAGCCAAGTTTGATTGGCATGCGGCCAAAAAATCGCACTGCATGTCATGTCCTAAAGCTTCTCGGAAAGACAAGGCTTAA
- the LOC138327983 gene encoding uncharacterized protein isoform X1, translating into MKMRSLDGKESTFCDILHNAVLQVCREKYWADSPDWEVDGVICISVPHSQEQHVVKIHQKFPSDSNKHFDDRCYECDRKPKDSLSTNETSDRHFSTSVEEEDSSYRNVSVIDLEHASAQPNPTETCGRGTISPNLTSPVREHDQNSQKNFYASPDLSGFGPNVHRQRSEQLKNSNSQSHSKTNNRSKDQEHSSSFTSHSRETTPPRKKAKQAPEEYIVVKAEPDDDEDFALHMECIDEKISENSTDIKDESTQRDLAAETQEDINFLLNVDGSSASHQYNSGDRSWPQRLPTSTVTSQMDTSLSSMAGQGTQGFSNLNLLTHGVDVEDGTMRLTTRVQHPHIIAGQTDSNTPEQRSIPRPSGQDSAAASNTIDDATFKAMMMIKAEKLDPDELYSIPCIDEPSTGDDDYSYKIETGDYGDHDFHSAPAPYNIEDQGNLSRGTSVSKGKKTAKYRRREYTCDFCGKVYLHRCRLRDHISEYHSKENVESPICKEESQLSTNPLNTKSQLERLLTEDLMVGKKGKTESKKVKRKLKSCLSQKKTTRRSKKQKVPVQELTGDPIANESQQDQIRLEVLSYQNDDEIYHRQVVLSGIGDQTDYTSKSNNTDSEVVKQKVSATTTDTSGNATDDANIQFWCKCGKSFTSLSTFVLHKFPCEAAIKAKEN; encoded by the exons ATGAAGATGAGGTCTTTAGATGGAAAGGAAAGTACGTTTTGTGACATTCTCCATAATGCTGTACTTCAGGTGTGCAGGGAGAAGTACTGGGCCGATTCACCTGACTGGGAGGTTGATGGAGTCATTTGTATATCAGTGCCACACTCACAGGAACAACATGTggttaaaattcatcaaaaattCCCTTCAGATTCTAACAAACACTTTGACGACAGGTGTTATGAATGTGATAGAAAACCAAAAGACTCATTATCTACAAATGAAACTTCAGATAGACATTTCAGTACAAGTGTAGAGGAGGAGGACTCTAGTTATCGTAATGTGTCTGTAATTGACTTGGAACATGCCAGTGCACAGCCAAACCCCACAGAGACTTGTGGCCGGGGAACAATCTCTCCAAATTTAACTAGTCCGGTCCGGGAACATGACCAAAACTCCCAAAAAAACTTTTATGCAAGTCCTGATCTCAGTGGTTTTGGGCCCAATGTACACAGGCAGAGAAGTGAACAGTTAAAAAATTCTAATAGTCAGTCACATTCTAAAACAAACAATCGTTCCAAAGATCAAGAACATTCCTCATCCTTTACAAGTCATTCAAGGGAAACAACTCCTCCACGGAAAAAGGCAAAACAAGCACCAGAAgaatacattgtagttaaaGCTGAAcctgatgatgatgaggatttTGCTCTTCATATGGAATGCATCGATGAAAAGATAAGTGAAAATTCAACAGACATCAAGGATGAGAGTACTCAGCGTGATTTGGCAGCAGAAACCCAAGAGGACATAAACTTTTTGTTAAATGTGGATGGTTCAAGTGCATCGCATCAGTATAACTCAGGAGATCGATCCTGGCCTCAGCGCCTCCCAACAAGTACAGTTACTAGTCAAATGGACACAAGTCTATCTTCCATGGCTGGTCAAGGGACTCAGGGCTTCAGTAACCTGAATCTCCTTACCCATGGTGTAGATGTTGAGGACGGCACTATGAGACTGACCACCAGGGTCCAGCATCCACATATTATTGCTGGTCAAACTGACTCTAACACACCAGAACAGAGATCTATTCCAAGGCCAAGTGGGCAGGACTCGGCCGCAGCATCCAATACAATAG atgaTGCCACTTTCAAAGccatgatgatgataaaggCGGAGAAATTGGATCCGGACGAGCTCTATAGTATACCATGTATAGATGAACCTTCCACTGGAGATGATGATTACAGCTATAAGATAGAAACTGGGGACTACGGTGATCATGACTTTCACTCCGCCCCTGCACCCTACAATATCGAAGATCAAGGGAATTTATCACGTGGTACCAGTGTTAGTAAAGGAAAGAAGACAGCTAAGTACCGCAGACGAGAGTATACTTGTGATTTCTGTGGTAAAGTTTATCTCCATAGGTGTAGACTTCGGGACCATATCTCTGAATATCATTCAAAAGAGAATGTAGAATCTCCCATTTGTAAGGAAGAATCACAACTTTCCACTAATCCACTGAACACCAAATCTCAGCTAGAGAGACTTTTAACTGAAGACTTAATGGTTGGTAAGAAAGGCAAGACTGAAAGTAAGAAGGTTAAGAGAAAACTTAAATCTTGTCTTTCACAGAAAAAGACTACGAGAAGATCTAAAAAACAGAAGGTTCCTGTGCAGGAGTTAACTGGTGATCCAATTGCTAACGAGAGTCAGCAAGATCAAATCAGACTCGAGGTGCTGAGTTACCAGAACGATGATGAGATATATCACCGTCAGGTGGTATTATCAGGAATAGGTGACCAGACTGATTATACATCCAAATCAAACAATACTGATTCTGAGGTGGTCAAACAAAAGGTTTCCGCGACAACAACAGACACATCAGGAAATGCAACAGATGATGCTAATATTCAGTTTTGGTGTAAATGTGGAAAATCTTTCACATCTCTGTCTACTTTTGTGTTACACAAGTTTCCATGTGAAGCTGCCATAAAAGCAAAGGAAAATTAA